The following coding sequences are from one Leptolyngbya sp. NIES-3755 window:
- a CDS encoding phycocyanin-associated 7.8kDa rod linker protein (ab initio prediction:Prodigal:2.6;~similar to AA sequence:cyanobase_aa:tsr1960) translates to MFGQTAVGSAANTPSGARVFRYEVVGLRQNDQTDRNNYEIRNSGSVFITVPYNRMNEEMQRITRLGGRIVNIEPLTAE, encoded by the coding sequence ATGTTCGGTCAAACCGCAGTGGGAAGCGCCGCAAACACTCCATCGGGCGCACGAGTCTTTCGTTATGAAGTGGTAGGCTTGCGTCAAAACGACCAAACCGATCGCAATAACTATGAAATCCGTAACAGCGGCAGCGTGTTTATCACTGTGCCCTACAACCGGATGAACGAAGAAATGCAGCGGATTACCCGTTTGGGTGGTCGCATCGTCAACATTGAACCGCTCACTGCTGAGTAA
- a CDS encoding phycocyanobilin lyase alpha subunit CpcE (ab initio prediction:Prodigal:2.6;~similar to AA sequence:cyanobase_aa:alr0532), which yields MIESNSELEPQPGAEPLTVESAIANLSCPDTSLRYYAAWWLGKFQIKDSSAIEALMTALEDEDDRTELGGYPLRRNAARALGKLGDRRAVPGLTRCLECDDFYVRESAAQALGLLGDSSCVPQLMALLKGGIEMAQFVPGRPHLVQPVEAVLEALGALGATEAIDLVRPFLDHSVARVQYAAARSMYQLTRDPVYGERLVEALQGNDVQLRRSALADLGAIGYLPAADAIAASPVENSFKLLSCKGLLDYHLRETGDPLSSDAIKLMTLMDNLL from the coding sequence GTGATTGAATCGAACTCTGAACTCGAACCGCAACCTGGAGCCGAACCGTTAACGGTGGAAAGCGCGATCGCAAATTTATCGTGTCCCGATACGAGTTTGCGATATTACGCGGCTTGGTGGCTGGGGAAATTTCAGATCAAAGATTCAAGCGCGATCGAGGCTTTAATGACCGCATTGGAAGACGAAGACGATCGTACCGAATTGGGTGGCTATCCGTTGCGGCGAAATGCTGCACGGGCATTGGGGAAATTAGGCGATCGTCGGGCGGTTCCTGGGCTGACTCGCTGTCTTGAGTGTGATGATTTCTACGTCCGGGAGTCAGCGGCTCAAGCCCTGGGATTGCTTGGCGATTCGTCGTGCGTTCCTCAATTAATGGCACTGCTCAAGGGCGGGATCGAAATGGCTCAGTTTGTTCCGGGTCGTCCGCATTTAGTCCAGCCTGTCGAGGCGGTACTAGAAGCATTGGGCGCATTAGGAGCGACTGAAGCGATCGATCTTGTTCGTCCGTTTCTCGATCATTCGGTGGCACGAGTTCAATATGCTGCGGCGCGATCGATGTACCAGTTAACTCGTGATCCAGTTTATGGAGAGCGACTGGTCGAAGCGCTGCAAGGAAACGATGTGCAACTGAGACGATCGGCGTTAGCAGATTTGGGTGCGATCGGATATCTTCCGGCTGCCGATGCGATCGCGGCTTCTCCGGTAGAGAACAGCTTTAAGCTGCTGTCTTGTAAAGGTTTGCTGGATTATCATCTACGAGAAACGGGCGATCCGTTGTCTTCAGATGCAATCAAGCTTATGACCCTCATGGATAACCTACTGTGA
- a CDS encoding phycocyanobilin lyase beta subunit CpcF (ab initio prediction:Prodigal:2.6;~similar to AA sequence:cyanobase_aa:alr0533) yields the protein MIATDPTIQSLIHAVEVADSPAKLVGAVHALANVRSTEAIPTLIRALGFNNPGAALAAVSGLVALGEVAVPELLAQIDGYNYGARAYSLRALAAIADPRALEALIKAAEADFAPSVRRAAIKGLGQIRWQQLEPTARESAQSQALNTLLFVAQDVDWANRYAAIVGLQNWLTSADSVDRTRAIAQLDQMLQADSDGAVRARAALAKQQLS from the coding sequence ATGATTGCCACTGATCCCACAATTCAATCGTTGATTCATGCCGTCGAAGTGGCAGATTCTCCCGCCAAATTGGTTGGAGCCGTTCACGCTTTGGCAAATGTGCGATCGACAGAAGCAATTCCGACGCTGATTCGCGCTCTAGGGTTTAACAATCCGGGGGCAGCATTGGCGGCGGTTTCTGGCTTGGTCGCATTGGGAGAAGTCGCAGTCCCCGAATTGTTAGCCCAAATTGATGGCTACAACTATGGGGCAAGGGCTTACAGTTTACGAGCACTCGCCGCGATCGCTGATCCACGCGCCTTAGAAGCTCTGATCAAAGCTGCCGAAGCCGATTTCGCTCCGAGCGTCAGACGAGCCGCAATCAAAGGTTTAGGACAAATTCGCTGGCAACAACTTGAACCCACAGCCCGCGAATCCGCTCAGTCCCAAGCTTTGAACACGCTCTTATTTGTCGCGCAGGATGTCGATTGGGCAAATCGGTACGCTGCGATCGTCGGTTTACAAAACTGGCTCACTTCTGCGGATTCGGTCGATCGAACTCGTGCGATCGCTCAACTCGATCAGATGCTTCAAGCTGATTCCGATGGTGCGGTTCGAGCCAGAGCCGCTCTTGCGAAACAGCAACTTTCATAA